The window TGCTTGCATCAAAAGTGCCTGCGGATGGCCATCTTTTGTAATTCCTGTAAGGAAGGCATCACAATACCAAAGTCAAAGAatacttaattattttgaagaaaacCAATGACATGAACCAGAGTAAGAATTTAAAGCAGTAAACACATTAATATTAATGAGTTCAGGTTTCAACTGATCATTGAATCAAATAGGCAGTAGATAAATAAAGGTCAAACTTTCAACCAGGGTTTTACAAGGTAAGTTTCAGTAGTTGACAACATGAAGCAAAGTATTCATCACATCGAATAGATTCCAAAACAAACTACAAATCCCAGCAGTTGAGTATGATGAAGACAATGACACAGTGGATATGAAGGACAGGAGCTAAGGAGGGCCTTAAATTGAACATGCAGGAAGCTAGAGTACATGTTTTAGGCGATGTAGTTGAAATTCTTCCAGTTAACACTTTGACTTAGTACTGCAGCaattaatcaaaattcaaaagcagCCAGTGTAAACCATGTTGTATAACTGTGATGAACAATTGAATAGATGATGCAAACCATCTGTGCTCTTGCATATGATTTTCTCtgtatacatacatatacagaATATTGTTATGTCTCTAAACTCTTACCTCCTGAAATCATTCCCAGTTGTTCCTACAATGGTTGCTTTCGTAACAATAACAAGCATGGGATGTGCTGACATCAGCTTTCTCAGATCTTCCACTACGACCTCCAATACATTCTGCAAAGAGAGGTATTTcctagaaattaaaaatttctacAACATCAGGTAAACCTGAACAAGAGATGGAACGAATTTTAATATAGCTGTGCCAcaaaatatattgcatttttttttaaaattgaatgaCATCTTTATGtatgatgaataaataaattcgGATCTCACAGAGATTCAATGAAGACAACTATAAGAGGAAACTACACCCAAGGAGAAAAACTTCACACTATTTTAGAGCTGATAATAAGGGAAGATAGCCCAGCAATgtcgattttgaaaagaaaagcaagcaGAATAATGTATAGATCATTTATGATGGTATACTAATCTGGTCACCATAATGACCACCGTATTCATGATGGATTGCTAGGCTATTGTTCCCATAACCACGTAGTACCATTTTCCTTTGTATGATTCCCACTTAGGATTTGTTAAACATCCATATGTTTGGTTTTGACTATATCTGAACTTGGAGAAATATTCCACAGAATCCAACAACTGAGTTTCGCATTTTTACGATACCATACTCCCCCGTTCAGTATACTGCCTAGGTATTAAAAggtgaaatttaaaaatgataacATGAGGAAACTAATTCAGTTTCTGAGTCCAGCATAGTCTCGATATTGTTTTGATTAAGTAATAATTGATTAATAGGGAAAACTGTTCAAGTACATCAGGAATATACAAAAACAGTTAAAGAAAAAGACCAATAAAACAAAGCTAATTAAAAAAGATTGCACATAAAGCCCATAAACACTTAAAATCAGCAAGAACAGAGTCAAGAGAAGATTCCAGAGGAAACTATGGACAGACATTCTGCAACAACAAATGGTTTCATGACCGCTCTGGGTGCAAAGATACAGGGAGAGATAAACTTATGTCATGTCAAATCCAAACAAAAAGGCTAAGGTCATTACCTGTTCTTTCCCCCAAGAGGCAATGATGTGGAAGCACGATCTACCCAATGAAAAGCACCAATACTGTCGAATAAAGTTGCAGATGAGTGGTGAGTCAACATGTTCCCTTCCTGTCCTCATTTAAGAAAACCGAAGAACTATATTGATTCATACAGCAATATACACTCCATCTGCTGATCAAGAGCACAGGGGGATCAATTTTGCAGAACTGAAACTGAACAGAATTGTAGCCATCTTCTGGTGTAAATgtattaagaaattaatttagaagCAACACAACAAAAGCTCAGAGCTTTGTGAGAATTTGGAACAGTCTGCACTATTAAAATTCATATTGAAGTGAAAGTTCCCAAAAAGGCTGTGAATAAGCTAATAACAAAATATAGTCTTCAGGTGAATGTGACAGAAAACAAAGAATTGCCTGCATTCTCCTTGTTTGCTACCATGGATCTCAGTAAAACTCTATCGGTGATGCTGGAACTTGGTATTGCAAAAGAATACATGCTTGGACGTTCACTCTCTTATGCTTGGGAAGAACAGCAAGGTGACTTTTAAGGAGGTGAATTGCCCCCAGACCAAAGTCCATTCAATTGGCAATTTTTGCTGAGATCCATGATAATAAGCAACCTCAGTCACTTAATTTAATTACAGTacacctttctttttcctcattagAAGCTTCTACAAGTATGCATTGTACAATAAAAGCAAAAATCCAATGACTTTACCTGAAAAAGTTCCAACTTCTACTTAGGAAATAATTATAGTATTTAAACACACATGAGAACTAGAAATGGACTAAACTCTAAAGATTTATGCCAAAAAAGTCAAGTACACTGATGTGACTTGACTTTATCAGATTCCATGACAAACCTGTCAATCATGAGCAAATGACCCCCAATACCATTggattccttttccttttcaagccGGTGATGCAGTGTCTGAAACAATAAGCACCTGTGAGACCGATACCACTTTTCATAAAGTACACCCACTTTATTTAAAAGGCTTGACCAAGGCCTCAGTATGTACCCACCGAATATATATTTTAGGGACACAAAAATGATGTATGAATATGTCAAAATCTTAGTTGACAGTAACCTACTGTCAATTAAATCCGAGCGATGCTTGTTTATTTCACAGCAAATGCTTTGAAAGTTGATCCGATAGTATTTTTGAAACATCCAAAAACTTCTGCAGATTTAGTTAAAGAATTCAACTATCTGTAAGAAACTATATtaatttttcagccaaaaataaGGTGGAAGTACAGTTATAGCGAGGTATAAGCATTAAAAGGTCGGACTGATCAAAGCCAAGACATGTTTGCTTACTCCTAATATCATAGATGACTATGCAGCAGATATCTggacaaaattgaattttaagcCTATGCTCCACACACCCTTCTTCTTATtcatgtttttccctttttatttaaatttcaccGACTTCACTGCAGACTCTAACATTACTAAAGTTTCTCAAAACACCAATGAGTACATAACATGAAGACTGCTCTCTCAAGAGAACTAATCAGCTAAGCCCTCTGCTTGAATCATAACGACTTACTTCAATTTTGCCCCTCTCCCCCCATAGTATACGTGTAAAACTCAAGAGATCCAAGCAATCTTTTGCCTTTGATCATCAACCTTGTGGGCAGAATGGTTTGAAACTATATATCAAGGACAAGGCCTCTTACTTTCAGAGCCGCGAGCAGCTCGCAACTATCGTAGCAGCGGATGTAGGAGAATCGCCTCATGGACAGCTTAAGGATTTCCTCGTCGTCGGCAGTACATGAGCACCCTGCCCAAGAAAAGCAATGCACTGAGTCCCATGACTTCGCTCTACATCATGAGTTCATACCCTTCTAGAATTGCTGATTCAAAAGAGAAGACCTCAGCTCACCATTAACTTGCACGATCCGGTGCCTGAGCATTTCCACCAGCCTCGAGACGTCGAACCGGCAATCCAAGTCGACGAAGAGCACCGAATGCCCGAGCCCGCCGTAGTGCACCCCGTTCCGCTCCTTCGGGAGAATGCAGCTCACCGcagtctagagagagagagagaggcaaagcAGACTTTCAGCCGTCTCGCCACACGACCAGTCAAAAATCACAGTGACTCCGCACGTTCCAGCGCGCTTTCTCACCGCTCGACTCTCTACAACGGACTAACAATAATCAAGCAGCGCTTTCTACTAACAGGCGGAAACGGTCGCTATTCCCCGACCGCGAGCGCGAGCAATTCGATGGCGCCGGCGATGTTGTCCTTGCTTGGGAGCACGGATTCCGACGCCGGAGAATTCGGgggaaaaagaggaggaggaggagcgaggTGGatgacctggatgaggagctgGGTCTTGGCGGAGGGAGAGGGGCCGGCGATCTCGACGACGTTGCCGGCGCGGAGAGGGATCCGGTGGAGCGGAGCGGGGAGCGAGAGCGACGGGCGCGACGCCTGGGCTCGGCCGAGCATCTGCCTCGCGCTCTCGTCGCCGTTTATCCAGCTcttcgctgctgctgctgctgctgctgctttcgCTCATCTCGCGAATTGTTTTACCTCCTCCTCTGCAGCTGctggggaagaagagagagggctGAGGGGGTGTGGAAGTTCGAAATTCTAGTCAgttcaataaaaatgaaaatatatttttatgactATGGTTAACAAGatcattttctgattttcttccttttgttatCAAATTTTTGAGTTTGCAAAATATTTCAAACCAACCCAACTTTTCTATTAGCCATTTTTCAATGCTAGTATTGAACAAGATATTTTTGCCCTCTAAAGTTTCTTGAGTGAAAATTATCGTGTCAcgtaaaaagtcaaaatttgcCTTGACATAAGCCAAAGGTCTGAGGTTGTAATGCAATCTCAAAGGTGGAGGATTTAGAAGAGTTTTGCACAATAATGGCATGGCAAGAACTCCTACATGACACTATTAGCATtcacgttagcaatttttagttaatattgattggatgaacttaattaataaattatcaaaaagtttaaaactcaattgataaaattttaaaaaaaaaaattgattgaattgataatgatataataaatttaaaaaataaataaattggacGATTTTCCCTTTAATTTGAGGTCCTCTCAACATCACTAtctcttatttcctttttttggccaGGTAAAAGGTCTTAGTGAAAACTAAGAATTGGCTACCACCTCGTATTTAAACTTCCTCAACGAGCTTGCACGGATGGGGATGTGCTATCTTGGCAGCTTTCACCACAATGTCGtcgttcattttccttttctttgataaGTTTTCAACATGTAACCCAAGCAAAGACAAAGATAAGCCTTCGGTACGCATTGGTTTCTCCGAGTTGTAAATCGGAACTCACTTCTTCTCCCCCTCCAAAATACCAAATTGTAACGAAATCAAACAGTGCGAGAGGAGAGACGTCTTCTTGCTTAAGAAACAGCTGCCTTTTCGCCCGTAGTAAGAACAGACAGTGGTGATCGCCTAAACAAGTTGGCCATGTGGATTAGGCCACCTTCCT of the Eucalyptus grandis isolate ANBG69807.140 chromosome 10, ASM1654582v1, whole genome shotgun sequence genome contains:
- the LOC104421580 gene encoding DNA repair protein XRCC2 homolog isoform X2, with the translated sequence MLRHRIVQVNGCSCTADDEEILKLSMRRFSYIRCYDSCELLAALKTLHHRLEKEKESNGIGGHLLMIDSIGAFHWVDRASTSLPLGGKNRKYLSLQNVLEVVVEDLRKLMSAHPMLVIVTKATIVGTTGNDFRRNYKRWPSAGTFDASSELEGLREPYFREYMPPIWQSFVTHRILVRGSDDHIAMPKSQENNTAYVSEWLLPRLNFLDKFVVRNAGVFLVS
- the LOC104421580 gene encoding DNA repair protein XRCC2 homolog isoform X1, with protein sequence MLGRAQASRPSLSLPAPLHRIPLRAGNVVEIAGPSPSAKTQLLIQTAVSCILPKERNGVHYGGLGHSVLFVDLDCRFDVSRLVEMLRHRIVQVNGCSCTADDEEILKLSMRRFSYIRCYDSCELLAALKTLHHRLEKEKESNGIGGHLLMIDSIGAFHWVDRASTSLPLGGKNRKYLSLQNVLEVVVEDLRKLMSAHPMLVIVTKATIVGTTGNDFRRNYKRWPSAGTFDASSELEGLREPYFREYMPPIWQSFVTHRILVRGSDDHIAMPKSQENNTAYVSEWLLPRLNFLDKFVVRNAGVFLVS